DNA from Megachile rotundata isolate GNS110a chromosome 8, iyMegRotu1, whole genome shotgun sequence:
TTTTTCGCGCGAAACTTTTTCTATTCCCGTCGTAGGGTGCAAACCCTTCCGCGTTTCCATGGAAAATATTCTGCTTTGGTATCGAAGACGCGGAGGATCCAAGGGACGTTAAAAGAGCCGACAGAGAGACCGCATCGGTGAACCGTATCCCTATGGTAATTAGCTGAACCTACGAACCTACGGTCTCTCCTCTACGTTCCTGGTGACGTACCACGTGCTTCTTCCCTTtaacttctttctttttttcttcttccttttctgtTTCTTTCTCTTCTCATAGATCGTTAACGTAATCGGTAACAAATTCCttctattaaccctttgcgctcgaagggtgactctcagtcaccattttatttaatacaataatatgaaataagcattttttaactgattctgtaATATGACGCGTGTGACGTATAAACATAGAGAAACAAACAATTAttagtagaaaaataataacctcaagagaaTTCAAGTTTTAAAGTTACTGTTTGCGAACAGTCAAATTACGTtcaagcgcaaagggttaatttcatACAGTTTATTAGAACCGCACAATTTTTATCAGGggacatttataatttttataaggcGTTTTAAACTCTCTTGAAACGCGGTCGACGGGGATACAGGTGTCGTCTTATCTACCGCCTCCTTTACAGTCCAATTCTAAGATACGCGACGCATCCGGTGACGCTGTATTTCCCTTTGATATCTAACGCTGTCTAACGTTTAAAATCAACGTAGCTTACGTAGAGACCGCgaataaataatgaaactttGTTCGATCAGGTTACGACTGGACGTTGCTTCCGGTCACTTCTCGCGCAGGAGGCCGAAGGAGCGCTCACGTGAAACGTCCTATGAACGCGTTCATGGTGTGGGCCCAGGCCGCAAGACGCAGATTAGCCGATCAGTACCCTCAACTTCACAATGCCGAATTATCGAAGACGCTCGGAAAATTGTGGAGGTATGAAATTTCTTATCGTTCGATCGTCGGGAAACTAACGGACGCCGATGTAACAGAATTCTGAGCGACGGTGAGAAGCAACCGTTCATAGAAGAAGCCGAGAGACTAAGAAACGCGCACAAGAAACAACACCCGCATTACAAGGTGACTGTCATCTGTGCTCTATGCAGGTATAGAGTTTCGTGCACGGCTGAGACTTTAAATTATGAGTAACAATTGCAGTACCAACCGCGCCGACGGAAACCGAAAACCGACGATCAAATGGGCATCGCGATGCACCGGACTGCTCTATCCTCTGGGGCGTCCCTTGAATCTACCAACTCCTCGGATTGCACGTATCCGCGTTTGTACCCGCCGGATGCCGGTATAAAAACGTACGACAGATCGAGCTACGACGGTAAAACCAGCTACGATCTCTCCAGGTCCTCCTGGTCGAACGACTCGACCAAATACCCGATGGATCACGCGATGGATAAACCGTACGACGGGGCGAGGTACGAGGCGAACATGGCGAAAAGCTACGTGGACGCGAAGTGTTACGAGAGCGTCAAGTATCACGACGTGTCCGCCGTGCCGAAGTATCACGAGGCGATTCCAAAATACTCGGAATTGCCGGCTAAACCTTACGATTTGCCAAAGTACCCGGACAGCTTGAAATACGCGGCTGACGTTACGAATCCGACGAAATCGTACGCGTGTCTACACAGCCAATATTATACCGCGCCGTGCACGGAAGGATACGCTGTACACGAGGAGAACGATTATCAAACGCAGGCGGTTTCGAGTCACTCGTTTTATCCGTACATTTCCGCGTCCATGACGCAACCGCCCTACTACATGGGACCCAGGTAAAATTTTTTTGATCGGAATTCGATAGGAGAAGGAATGCTAAGAATCGGAGCTTTTCTGGAAACGAAGAATAGTTTGGTAGAGAccgtttttcttttctctttctgtggttatatttatttttcgatAAACAATTTGATGATCGAATAAATACATTAACGAATAAATAATCTATGAAGTACTTTGATCAACAAAGACATCGTTTTAAACTACGAGCGTTTAGTAATTTACTTGCAGTTAATTACATGTTAACGCGTTACGAATGAATCATCAGATCTTTTCCTTTATATAATACGATTCtcgataaaaattcaaaaaggaatAAATAAAAGGCGCTAAAAACAACGCTACTTTGAATCACCACTGTCGTACCAGACGAACCCTACGAATTACtcagaaaaatacaattaaactaTCTTATTACAACAGCTAATAAATTCGCTAACAAAAGAATAGAAAAGGAAGAGACATTCAGCATTAGGGAACATTTCATTCTGTTTAAACATCGCGATTCATTACAGCAGCTAATTCTTGTATTTGATCTCTATTCGCATGCATGAACGCTTTCGCGGACCACACCATGTCGGCCAATACTTCGTCGCTTTTCTCATCCATGGCGATATCATCCGACAGATGTGGATTGAATCTATAGTATGGCACTCCGATCATGGAACACCAATTTCGAGCGCGATCGACGATCCTTCCATCGCTTCCAGTTGCCTGATCCACCAGCAGTT
Protein-coding regions in this window:
- the LOC100874890 gene encoding uncharacterized protein LOC100874890 isoform X1, with translation MEARAIPSPTETEAGPSSSEQCSSSNSLEDAVGKLLQGYDWTLLPVTSRAGGRRSAHVKRPMNAFMVWAQAARRRLADQYPQLHNAELSKTLGKLWRILSDGEKQPFIEEAERLRNAHKKQHPHYKYQPRRRKPKTDDQMGIAMHRTALSSGASLESTNSSDCTYPRLYPPDAGIKTYDRSSYDGKTSYDLSRSSWSNDSTKYPMDHAMDKPYDGARYEANMAKSYVDAKCYESVKYHDVSAVPKYHEAIPKYSELPAKPYDLPKYPDSLKYAADVTNPTKSYACLHSQYYTAPCTEGYAVHEENDYQTQAVSSHSFYPYISASMTQPPYYMGPR
- the LOC100874890 gene encoding uncharacterized protein LOC100874890 isoform X2, whose product is MNAFMVWAQAARRRLADQYPQLHNAELSKTLGKLWRILSDGEKQPFIEEAERLRNAHKKQHPHYKYQPRRRKPKTDDQMGIAMHRTALSSGASLESTNSSDCTYPRLYPPDAGIKTYDRSSYDGKTSYDLSRSSWSNDSTKYPMDHAMDKPYDGARYEANMAKSYVDAKCYESVKYHDVSAVPKYHEAIPKYSELPAKPYDLPKYPDSLKYAADVTNPTKSYACLHSQYYTAPCTEGYAVHEENDYQTQAVSSHSFYPYISASMTQPPYYMGPR